TTCCTCAGTTTAGTCAGTATCTTTTTGAGTCGaaatcttttctgtttgctcagcTGTTCATAACCAACCAGTTTCCTTATCTGTAGAACAGAATTAATAAATCTGTCCACATCTGGAAAGAAATCAGTTACTTCCACAGACTGCCTGCCATAAGTTTCATACAGGAAATAGTTCATCTCCTGTAAGGAATATGGCTGCCTGTCATCCTGTGATACAATACCAGAGAACTGTGACAAAGAGTCATCCTCCAacatttcctcttcttcttccttttcagcATTTACTGTGCTTGGTTCACCTGCTGCTCCACTTTCAGCCTCAGCTGTCTGAATGTCAgtctctcctccttctgtctgtccaCTACCTTCATTGTCCTCCACATCCTTTGCCTCAACGTCACCAGagttcctgtctctctcctcactgTTCTCACTTATTTCTTTAAGCAATGTATCAGGATGCGGGGCGCTGGTTGCAATCTCCCCCGTATCATTCTGCGCTGTCAGcgggctgctgctgccagcGAGACCCGCAGCCTGCTCCTCACCTGTACTGCTACCCGCAGCCTGCTGCTCACCTGTACTGCTACCCGCAGCCTGCTGCTCACCTGTACTGCTACCCGCAGCCTGCTGCTCACCTGTACTGCTACCCGCAGCCTGATGCTCACCTGTACTGCTACCCGCAGCCTGCTGCTCACCTGTACTGCTACCCGCAGCCTGATGCTCACCTGTACTGCTACCCGCAGCCTGATGCTCACCTGTACTGCTACCCGCAGCCTGCTGCTCACGTGTACTGCTACCTGCAGCCTGCTGCTCACGTGTACTGCTACCTGCAGCCTGCCCTTTATGCGGGCAGGACGAGCGTTTTTGAACAACATCGCCACAgtcaaaacatttcatgttGCCAGAGCTAGCATAAACAGCATAGTAACCATTCTCATATTTGACTTTGAAAGACACTTCTAGGACCTGCGCGGGATCGTTCAGGTACATGAACGCCTGTCTCCGTAGAGACTGAACATGCTGCAATCTGGCGTCTTTACAGCCAAGACGAACTGTTTTGAACCCGCTGGCAAACTTTCCGAAGCGGGTCAGTTCTCTTTCCAGCAGTTCATTAGGTATGAAGGGGGGGACACCTGACACGGTAATCCGCGTAGAAGGCACAAACAGCGGTGAGACGGCCACAAATAGATCACCCAACACCAGTCCTGTCTCCACTAACGTGTGAACCAAACGCTCCTCTCGGAGAAAGGCCACGACGGCCTTATTCATCCGAAAACCATATGTTATATTCTCATGACCAACCAGTTCACTACAGCCAAAAGAACCTGTTCCACGGTGTACTGTGGATCGGCCACAACTCTGATCCCGTGTCTGATGGACAGCGGAGGCGAACCCTCACCTGGGAGGGACGCCATAGCTCAGTCAAACGATGCGATTAATACCAACTTTTACACACTCTTTCCACAAACTGTTGAATTAAACTCCTCTTACCTTTTCCTAAGAGACAGGATGAAAGAttgaaagctgaaaaaaaaacagtccaaacGTCCCAAACTCACTCAGAACTCACTCAGCAGCTCCACACACTCCGCAACCGCCCACACGCCCAAACTCCCAGCAtgcagtgagaggagaggaggagagaggagtggagaggggaggagaggagagaggaggagaggagtggggAGGAGAGGAGTCTCTTAATGCTCCGAAGCTGTTCCTTACAATCAGAGTTAATATTTTTTAGGAGAAACAcatcctgctgtgtgtttgtctctgtggaTTATAGGACTCATCCCCACCTGCtgttaacatgtgatctgtatgtGGATATATTATCTGTGACAGAAAACCCACGTTCATACAGATACAAATGCAACAGAAACAGCTATTGCAGACTCAAAGTAATGTGAGGATGTTGAAGAATTGGCTGATATCTTAAAATCTGTGACTTTGCCCTTTAGTCTGCAGGTTACTAGTGGCATCAGTTCTGAGAAGAGGCTGAGTGTGTTTCCGTGTTGATGAGGAGATAAAAGATGAAGCAACATTTTATTAGTTGACGAGTCcgtcagacagagacagacggTCTACCTGGTCATGGATCACCTGCTGATGGTGTTggtgttgcacacacacacacacacacacaaatacacacacacaaacacacacacgcacacgcacacacacacacacacacacacacacacacactgaacacacacacgcacacacacacacacacacacttttaataataaaaactattaacatgatatttaaaaaacatgttttaatcttCTCAGTGTTTCTTCAAATCagctgcacaacacacacacacactgaacacacacacacacacaaatacacacacacacacacacacacaaaatcagttgcacaaacatccaaacaaaaaacagtttgttttaatgtgaataaaatgaagttgagatgtttttttctgtcacaggaAAGTGTCTGAGAACAAATTAACTGATGAGTATCTGATGTGAGATCAGAGATTATACttctgttaccatggcaacagcagagcATTGCTTCTCAAGTACAGGGCTGATGGTTGCgaaacacttttttctcttaTCAAATATACGTGTTTGAGCCGCTTCCTGTAACTCTGTCAAACTGTTTCTCACTCTTAACCCCTTAAAATCCAGTTTCTCCTTTTCATCGCTTAAAGagtgttaaaataatcaaacttcTTAAGATTTAATGATTTGTTATGGGGACTTGATTTTTGTCCCCATAACAACAGaaatacaagtacacacacacacacacacacacacacacacacacacacacacacacacacacacacacacagagtccttAAACAGCACAGTGGTCATGTGATGTCACCACACAGGATTTCTGGGTATTGAAGTCATTTGGAGCTGCTGTGTTGCATTAACTCTATCTGAACCGGTCTGTTGCACTAAAacataattctggtttattttcatatatttgtccatcatttctatcagtaataacaacatattACTCAGCAAGTTAATATCTGAGATCTGTGAACACGGTGACATCACTGAAAAGACGTCTGATAGGTCagaaacacgagcagtcagatgatcagacaggaaacaaacatgttaGACAAACAGCAGTTTTAATGAAACCGTAGTTTTCCTTTAAGTCTGTATGAAGCGTCTGTTGagcttgtgttcatgtgttcgtctcatctgctgctcttcaaagaagaagcagaaagtaGAAGCAGTGAGGTCGAGAGAAAAGGTTTTAAAGTTTCAGACTGACCAGGCAAAaagagatgtttgtttttccttcatttcttttgtctttttacgAGGATTATTTTCACCCCAAAATAAACGAGAGTATCTCAAACTGCAGTCTACCTTTACACAATCTGCAGGAATGTGAGGGACACATGTAATATCTACGAAAACATGTTTCTGCTCCCTTTGTTAGGGAAAAATGAACatcattgtatttatatttcttatcaTATTgactctgtttgtgtctgtctgttcatgAACCATTTGTGATAttacattgaaacaggtttaatgaatttatattttaatgcattCATGTAATTAACTTAACAAGCACAAAATCATATGAATTTCCACTTGAGTCATAAGCTGAGATGGGAGCTACTGGTACTCTGCTAAACTAAATTAAGTTAAACTaagttaagctaagctaaactagcTTCAGCAGGAgtttagctgtttgtttttttcccagggTTGGATTCAGCTAATGCCTTATTAATGTGGAATAACAAACTCTAGTTGCTGAAGATTTAACCTGTTATTTCCACTCACAAATTATACTTGTCTGGAGCATATttggtaaaataaatgtaaaagtcAGATTCTGGTCCACATATGTTGTTTGTGGCTTTGCAGGTTAGTGGTAAACTGGTCACATGATTCCTGAGTGAGTTCaataatctgtgtgttttcactgagaTGAGCTCTGAGCTGCTGGAAATCCTCAcagtgtttgttcagttcacAGCTCTGCACCAATATAAATACTGACtttctgattttctctgcaggactccaggctgaagataaacaccaaccaacaggtaaaaagagagaatatatcTCATCTGGTCTAGGAACGCCTctgatcccccaggaggagctggaggacgtTACCCGCACCTCCATCAGGACAATGAAtccactttggtttatgactaaatacccTCAAAgctaataactaataatatatgctaatgttagcattgtgAGCAATGAGAGCAAGGaagggtgaggaggagagaaaggggagtaTAATAACTTggacataaataaaaatgagtaaaaataaataataaatacaattctGCCCCGGCCCAACTGTCCTGACGCATCCTAGTTTCACCCTGGTGCCCCTTTATCCTTGAGACCCAACCAGAGATGCCCCCCAACAGccctgtagacacacacacacacgcacacacacacacacatacacacacacacacacacacacacgtgcatctAGTATGAAgccaaatttttatttatttatttgtttattgttcaTGTTGTCGTTTTGTTTGGGTTGTTGTCTGGTTCTGTTGTTTCTCCTGTTTGTACTGTCCCATgtcatattgtttatttttgttgttgttgttgttaaacaATCATCTTgcacaactttaaaaaaaagtcttttttacATGTAAACTTGTTTGCAACAGGCAGTTTATCATTTCTGCCGGCTGTTTCTCCACCGCTGTGAGGGGCGGTGGCTGCTCTACATGTGCACGAGGAGCAGGATGATTGACATCCATCAATCACCTGTGATTGGTTCTTTTCATTTCAACCAGCAGAATTTAACAAACCTGGATTACAGTGCCGGGTAGGGTCAGAGAGAACGGACTTCTTTACACAGAATACTTGACTCATAGATATCTGTCTGGATATGAGGAAAATTTCAGCAGATTTAACAGAAAGTGATTTTTATAAAAGTTGCCTACAGAACCTTTCAGTGGATTTAGGAGACTAATCAGGGTTTGTGGATGAAAACTTAAGAGCAGTTTGGTGTGGACGATAACAATGTTTTTGACACAAGATTCCTTTaatgcagctcttcatcacatcatcaaaGAGCTTTTCCAATATTTTTCCAACTGGGACGTATAACTGTGACCGTTCTGACTGTGGATCATTCTAACTTTGCACAAACCCTTAGAAATAAATGCACAGCAGCAATAAAGAAGGATCAAGCTAattattatttgcttttaatgCAAAATTCATTCAAATCCATCTTCactctcatttcctcctctcaCTCCAGCTAATGGATCCTCAATATCCATCATAAAGagatttgtgtttcttttaataaacattttctaGCTGCTGGCAACCTCTTTGAAGAAACGTATACAGGACCCCCTCTGCCCACTACTTATCCTGACTCTCAGGCGATGCCAAAGCCTTGTTTTACGCTACAACTCTTCTCTTCCAGTGACATGGCCAGTGCCTTATTAGCATTAGATTTGAAATATTCTGTTGGCAAGGATAAACTTGATCCGTACTTCTTAAAGCTTGCTGCCCCAACTGTAGTAAGCTACATAACATCTTTTTAAACGTCTTCTTTTATCTGGTCCAGTTTCCACAGTTTGGAAGGCTGCTTATGTGACTCATTTACATAAAGGCAGTGAAACAGCTATGCTTAACAATTAAAGGCCTATGTCTAAATTGCCATGCCTAGCAAAAATACTGGAATCTCTACTAAATGACCAACTTAAATCATTCCTTTCCACACATTCTGTTTTAAGTACACACCAATCTGGTTTTAGAGAAAAGCACAGCACTGGTACTGCTGCCActcttgttttaaattacatgaTTTCAACTttgaataataagaaaaaactgtGCAGCTATTTTTAGGACTTTCCCCTTTAGACTGCAGGTTATTAGTAGCTTCAGTTCTGAGAAGAGGCTGAGTGTGTTTCCGTGTTGATGAGGAGATAAAAGATGAAGCAACATTTTATTAGCGGAAGAGAGCTGACGAGTCcgtcagacagagacagacggTCTACCTGGTCATGGATCACCTGCTGATGGTGTTGGTGTTGCTGTGGAGTTCAGGTAGGACTCTGCTTTAATGATGAACATGTTAAAGGTTGAAAACTCctttgtaaaaataatgattttaaatcaaaaaccTACAATCCAAACTTCACTGATGTAAAATGTATCAGTCAAAAGTAGTGAAGTATCAGTTCAGTCCTGATAGTTTCACATCGGTTCTTTTCACAGAGTTTAATGActgatgtgtttacatgtatgttgtaaTAAGTTGGATTTTGATGATTCTCCATGAGTTAAGATCATTTTTCATCACTTCAAACTCATAAAACCATTTTCTAAACCTTTTGTATGATGACAAAAATGCATCCAGTCATCCAGTTAAAACAAGTTTGTTTCACTGAGTTtctggaaaaatgttttgtctgtaaaatctACAAAGTAAGaagtaactgcagctgtcaGAAACTGTAAATGTAGTCGAGTTAACCTCAAGTAAAGTAGCAAAATATCTGAACTGTACTTGcagctgtgtttccatcacttatgaggacattacattaacttacattcatttcatgtAGACTTAACCTAACATTAACTTAAACCAAACATTGGCATAACCTGAACCTAATGTCATCTTAACCGGaccctaacctaaccttaactttaaaccaagtcttcacttTAGGATTTAATGATCCACGGTTTGGGGACTTGAGTTTTTTACCCaagtactcacacacacacacacacttttaataataaagGCTATTAACATGCTTTAATGTGAGCCAAATGAagttgagatgttttttctgtcacagGAAAGTGTCTGAGGACAAACTAACTGATGAGTATCTGATGTGAGATTAGAGATTATACttctgttaccatggcaacagcagagcATTGCTTCTCAAGTACAGGACTGATGGTTGCGAAACACTTTTTTGTCACCACACAGGATTTCTGGGTATTGAAGTCATTCAGAGCTGCTGTGTTGCATTAACTCTATCTGAACCGGTCTGTTGCACTAAAACATAATTCTGgcttattttcatatatttgtccatcatttctatcagtaataacaacatattACTCAGCAAGTTAATATCTGAGATCTGTGAACACGGTGACGTCACTAAAATGACATCTGATAGGTCagaaacacgagcagtcagatgatcagagaGGAAACAACCGTAGTTTTCCTTTAACTGTGATGAAGCGTCTGTTGAGCTTGTGTTCATGAGTTcatctcatctgctgctcttcaaagaagaagaagaaagtagaAGCAGTGAGATAGTGAAGGATTGTCATTTTAATAGTGGCTATTCTGCCCAAAATGGAGAGTGGTAGGTTCATCCAGCGGCGGAGGTCATCATCTGTTGTTTTGAGTAGTGGAGTGAAGTTGAGTCTGAACAGCTCTGACATCCTCGGGGAAACATTAATACCTAAATACATGATGTGACTCGTGCATAAAGGGATAGTTGGTGTATGGGCTGCTACATCCCAGCTGTTACTATGTAATGGAAGGATTGAAGATTTGTTCCAGTTAATGGAGTAGTCAGAGATATTGGAGTATGATTCAATGAGCTTAATTGTTTCCTGTAGTGATGAGTGAGGCTTTTGTAGGAACAGCAATATATCATCCACATATAAACTGATCTTATGATGTATTTTGGGTATTTGGATTCCTTTTATGTAGATGTTCTGATGAATGGCTGCTGCTAAAGGTTCAAAAATGGTGaat
This region of Thunnus maccoyii chromosome 6, fThuMac1.1, whole genome shotgun sequence genomic DNA includes:
- the LOC121898761 gene encoding secreted protein C-like, with the translated sequence MNKAVVAFLREERLVHTLVETGLVLGDLFVAVSPLFVPSTRITVSGVPPFIPNELLERELTRFGKFASGFKTVRLGCKDARLQHVQSLRRQAFMYLNDPAQVLEVSFKVKYENGYYAVYASSGNMKCFDCGDVVQKRSSCPHKGQAAGSSTREQQAAGSSTGEHQAAGSSTGEHQAAGSSTGEQQAAGSSTGEHQAAGSSTGEQQAAGSSTGEQQAAGSSTGEQQAAGSSTGEEQAAGLAGSSSPLTAQNDTGEIATSAPHPDTLLKEISENSEERDRNSGDVEAKDVEDNEGSGQTEGGETDIQTAEAESGAAGEPSTVNAEKEEEEEMLEDDSLSQFSGIVSQDDRQPYSLQEMNYFLYETYGRQSVEVTDFFPDVDRFINSVLQIRKLVGYEQLSKQKRFRLKKILTKLRKEKRGKAPINA